A window of Chloroflexaceae bacterium genomic DNA:
TGGGGAGGGGGCGGGGTTACCGAAAAACTTTGTTCACAGACTAATAGTCGTCATTACGTGGCTTTTCTTTTAGCGATCATTTGAAATCGAGTGCTGGAAACCCTTCGCCCCCTCTGCGGTGTATGGCGTGTGGTAAACGTCAACACCATGCCTGCCTGGGCAGCCTGCGCTCCGTGGCGTTACGCCTCTACGCCAGGAAGCGCCGCACGCGCGGCACAATCTCCTCGTGGGCATCTTCGAGCACGTAGTGACCGGCGTCGTCAAAACGCACCGCCTCAGCATCCGGGAAGCGTTGGAGCCAGCCGGCGAGAAAATGGTCGGTGAAGCACCAGTCCCTGCCGCCCCAGAGAATGAGCATCGGATGCTTCCGCAGCGCGGCCAGATCGCGGTCAATTGCGTCAACCACGGCCCAGGCGGGATGGCCGGGATGCATCGGAATATCGCGCACGAAACGCTGGATGGCGACCCGGTCGCGCCAGCGGCGGTATGGCAGCAGGTAACCATAGCGCACCTCAGGGTGCATGGGGCGTTCGACGGCCATCACCGTGCCGCCGAGAACAAAGGCGTTGAGCCCCCGCACGGCCAGGTCGCCGAAGAGCGGGTAGCGACATACGGCGATGCGCCACGGCAGCCGCGGCGAGAGAAAGGCCGCCGTGTTCAGCACCACCAGACGCCGCACGCGCTCCGGGTGGGCCACCGCCCAGCCCATGCCGATCGGGCCGCCCCAGTCGTGCACCACCAGATCTATCGGACCGAGATCGAGATGGCTCAGCAGCCGGTCGAGGTTGGCGATGTGCGTGCTGAGCGTGTAGGGGTACTCCTGGGGTTTGTCGGAAAGCCCGCAGCCCATATGGTCGGGAGCGATCACCCGGTGGGCATCGCGGAGACCGGAAATCAGCCGGCGGTAATAGAACGACCAGGTAGGATTGCCGTGCAGCAGCACCACCGGCGGGCCGGCGCCTTCGTCTACAAAACTTAGCGCGCCGCCCGGCACAGCGAGACGCCGCGTGCGAAAGGGGTATATTCT
This region includes:
- a CDS encoding alpha/beta fold hydrolase, coding for MQQTLAGDLDVDLSPIRRIYPFRTRRLAVPGGALSFVDEGAGPPVVLLHGNPTWSFYYRRLISGLRDAHRVIAPDHMGCGLSDKPQEYPYTLSTHIANLDRLLSHLDLGPIDLVVHDWGGPIGMGWAVAHPERVRRLVVLNTAAFLSPRLPWRIAVCRYPLFGDLAVRGLNAFVLGGTVMAVERPMHPEVRYGYLLPYRRWRDRVAIQRFVRDIPMHPGHPAWAVVDAIDRDLAALRKHPMLILWGGRDWCFTDHFLAGWLQRFPDAEAVRFDDAGHYVLEDAHEEIVPRVRRFLA